A stretch of the Gammaproteobacteria bacterium genome encodes the following:
- a CDS encoding PAS domain-containing protein: MQRPEDDLEKLSIDELKISIKGLEKENFQLREIIDNVPGDVYWKDTQGVWLGINARGSDSLRKMGFLSDPKEVIGKTDVELFGEETARHFKANDQQVMQERREISQEESATLQSGEKLVQLSMKRPLYNEAGEVIGIIGNTVDITYLKKIESSLHAAKEQAESANRAKTEFLANMSHDVKTPLTGVVTMADIMVHDNASRDVDRQRAEIIFSSGQQIVSLFNSCLDLSKMEMQEWTSKTEIFSLKQLLNDIHA; the protein is encoded by the coding sequence TTGGAAAAATTGTCGATAGATGAGCTGAAAATTTCAATTAAAGGCCTTGAAAAAGAAAATTTTCAACTGCGAGAAATTATTGATAACGTTCCGGGGGATGTGTACTGGAAAGATACTCAAGGGGTTTGGTTAGGTATTAATGCCCGGGGCAGTGATAGCTTGAGAAAAATGGGATTTTTATCTGATCCTAAAGAGGTCATCGGTAAAACGGATGTTGAACTTTTTGGTGAAGAAACTGCACGCCATTTTAAAGCCAACGATCAGCAAGTCATGCAAGAAAGACGTGAGATTTCTCAGGAAGAATCAGCGACGCTTCAATCTGGCGAAAAGCTGGTTCAACTTTCAATGAAGCGCCCCTTGTATAACGAAGCAGGGGAGGTGATTGGTATTATTGGTAATACAGTGGATATTACCTATCTGAAAAAAATTGAAAGTTCTCTTCATGCAGCAAAAGAGCAAGCAGAATCTGCTAATCGCGCAAAAACTGAATTTTTAGCCAATATGAGCCATGACGTGAAAACGCCCTTAACTGGTGTCGTGACGATGGCCGATATCATGGTGCATGATAACGCCTCGCGTGACGTTGATCGTCAGCGTGCAGAGATTATTTTTTCCTCGGGTCAACAAATTGTATCACTTTTTAATAGCTGCCTTGATCTTTCCAAAATGGAGATGCAAGAGTGGACATCAAAAACAGAAATTTTTTCATTAAAGCAATTACTAAACGATATTCATGCTC